Proteins encoded by one window of Mustela erminea isolate mMusErm1 chromosome 5, mMusErm1.Pri, whole genome shotgun sequence:
- the MINAR1 gene encoding major intrinsically disordered Notch2-binding receptor 1 yields METNQDTSLFLMKILEELDSKQNTVSYQDLCKSLCARFDLSQLAKLRSVLFYTACLDPNFPATLFKDKMKCTVNNQQSKKIMVAADIVTIFNLIQMNGGAAKEKLPTGRQKVRKKEASFESCRSDTEVCTAAACEPVSCELSERPFHRGYPARQSSQGRKADRKDCPQFVPTSEPNFLLGVSRELKGRAASLDRLQTLAPPYSVASPQPCEMQRTYFPMNIENESISDQDSLPISQGIKETFISSEEPFMVPSCVQKRNIFKEDFHNLMTVSPTLVGPANKAEAEHGEPQGRKEPHKTAFFNHSFEVPYSSQYLNPMYSPVPDKRRAKHESLDDLQASTYFGPTPVMGTQDARRCAGRPGKQIPWPAKSWSLNTEEVPDFERSFFNRNPSEEKLRYPNPSSQSPGFPTPDRRPTYLVPKDQQPILPVAYMAKPNALRSKELSSPVELEKHEPVKKFKDKSTGCTSGQLSSDTSSVGTQTEQHVLEAKKRKDLCASGQTTYGDRHATKQSDDDSEIVSDDISDIFRFLDDMSVSGSTGVMPSSCYNSTGSLSQLHKSDGDSSPEHNLTKTANGLPGSKGEKGNRPDNSHPSDEELKTSVCRLVLRIGEIERKLESLSGVREEISQVLGKLNKLDQKMQQPEKVSVQIDLNSLTSEAPSDDSASPRMFRATGGPRGPKLENAADWYCSDASGSNSESLRVKALKKNLFTRPSSRSLTEENSATESKIASTSNSPRDWRTITHTSRGGLGEEGGKDRGPGGPGESKDWHRKAKEADRQYDIPPQHRLPKQPKDSFLVAQVFSPRPHPASLKAHLKSNPLYTDMRLTQLAEVKRGQPSWTIEEYTRNAGDKGKLTALDLQTQESLNPNNLEYWMEDIYTPGYDSLLKRKEAEFRRAKVCKIAALVAAAACTVILVIVVPICTMKS; encoded by the exons ATGGAGACCAACCAGGACACCTCCCTCTTCCTGATGAAGATTTTGGAGGAGCTGGACAGCAAGCAAAACACCGTTTCCTACCAGGATCTGTGCAAGTCCCTGTGCGCCCGCTTTGACCTCTCCCAGCTCGCCAAGCTGAGAAGCGTGCTCTTCTATACGGCTTGCCTCGACCCCAACTTCCCGGCCACGCTGTTCAAAGACAAGATGAAATGTACCGTGAACAACCAGCAGTCCAAGAAGATCATGGTGGCCGCGGACATCGTGACCATATTCAACCTGATCCAAATGAACGGGGGCGCCGCCAAGGAGAAGCTGCCCACCGGCCGGCAGAAGGTGCGCAAGAAGGAGGCGTCCTTCGAGTCGTGCCGCTCTGACACGGAGGTCTGCACTGCCGCCGCATGCGAGCCGGTCAGCTGTGAGCTGAGCGAGAGGCCCTTCCACCGGGGCTACCCTGCCCGGCAGTCCTCCCAGGGCCGGAAGGCTGACCGCAAGGACTGCCCGCAGTTCGTGCCCACCTCTGAGCCCAACTTCCTGCTGGGCgtgagcagagagctgaagggCCGGGCGGCCTCTCTAGACCGGCTGCAGACCCTCGCCCCCCCCTACTCCGtggccagcccccagccctgcgaGATGCAGAGAACCTACTTCCCCATGAACATCGAGAATGAGTCCATTTCGGACCAGGACTCCCTGCCCATCAGCCAGGGCATCAAGGAAACCTTCATTTCCAGCGAAGAGCCGTTCATGGTGCCGTCTTGTGTCCAGAAAAGGAACATCTTTAAAGAGGATTTCCATAATCTGATGACCGTGTCCCCCACGTTGGTTGGCCCCGCTAACAAGGCAGAGGCCGAGCACGGGGAGCCCCAGGGCCGGAAGGAGCCCCACAAGACTGCCTTCTTCAACCACAGCTTCGAGGTGCCCTACAGCAGCCAGTACCTGAATCCCATGTACTCCCCTGTGCCCGACAAAAGGCGCGCAAAGCACGAGAGCTTGGACGACCTTCAAGCCTCCACGTACTTCGGACCCACGCCGGTGATGGGGACGCAGGACGCCAGGCGCTGTGCCGGGAGGCCGGGCAAGCAGATTCCCTGGCCGGCCAAAAGCTGGAGCCTGAACACAGAGGAAGTCCCTGACTTTGAACGGTCCTTTTTTAACAGAAACCCCTCTGAGGAGAAGCTGCGCTACCCTAATCCCAGCAGCCAGAGCCCCGGTTTCCCTACCCCAGACAGGCGCCCCACTTACCTGGTGCCGAAGGACCAACAGCCCATCCTGCCCGTTGCCTACATGGCGAAACCAAACGCGCTCAGGTCTAAAGAGCTCTCGTCCCCGGTTGAGCTGGAGAAGCACGAGCCGGTCAAGAAATTCAAAGACAAGAGCACCGGCTGCACCAGCGGGCAGCTCAGCTCTGACACCAGCAGCGTGGGCACCCAGACGGAGCAGCACGTGCTGGAGGCCAAGAAACGCAAAGACCTGTGCGCCTCGGGGCAGACCACATACGGCGACAGGCACGCCACCAAGCAGTCCGACGACGACTCGGAAATCGTCAGCGATGACATCAGCGACATCTTTCGGTTTCTGGATGACATGAGCGTCAGCGGCTCCACGGGCGTGATGCCGTCTTCCTGCTACAACAGCACGGGGTCCCTGTCTCAGCTTCACAAGTCCGACGGCGACAGTTCCCCTGAGCACAACCTAACCAAAACTGCCAACGGGCTTCCCGGCAGCAAAGGAGAAAAGGGCAACCGGCCTGACAACAGCCACCCCTCGGACGAGGAGCTGAAAACCAGCGTGTGCAGACTGGTGCTCCGCATCGGTGAGATTGAGCGGAAGCTCGAGTCACTGTCGGGGGTCCGCGAGGAAATCTCTCAGGTCCTGGGCAAGCTAAACAAGCTGGATCAGAAAATGCAACAGCCCGAGAAGGTGAGCGTGCAGATCGACCTGAATTCCTTGACAAGCGAGGCTCCGTCGGACGACAGTGCCTCTCCGCGCATGTTCCGCGCGACCGGCGGCCCCCGGGGACCCAAGCTGGAGAACGCGGCTGACTGGTACTGCTCGGATGCCAGCGGCAGCAACAGCGAGAGCCTTCGGGTCAAGGCCTTAAAGAAGAACCTCTTCACCCGGCCGTCCTCCAGGTCCCTGACGGAGGAGAACAGCGCTACGGAATCCAAAATCGCCAGCACCTCCAACTCACCCAGAGACTGGCGCACCATCACCCACACCAGTCGCGGGGGCCTCGGGGAGGAGGGCGGCAAGGACAGAGGCCCCGGAGGCCCCGGGGAGAGTAAGGACTGGCACCGCAAGGCCAAAGAG GCGGACAGGCAGTACGACATCCCCCCCCAGCACCGACTGCCCAAGCAGCCCAAAGACAGCTTCCTGGTGGCGCAGGTGTTCAGCCCGCGtccccaccccgcctccctcAAAGCCCACCTGAAGAGCAACCCCCTGTACACGGACATGCGGCTGACCCAGCTGGCCGAGGTGAAGCGGGGCCAGCCCTCCTGGACCATTGAGGAGTACACGAGGAACGCGGGCGACAAGGGCAAGCTGACCGCCCTGGACCTGCAG ACGCAAGAATCTTTAAACCCAAACAACCTGGAGTACTGGATGGAAGACATTTACACGCCCGGCTACGACTCCCTGCTCAAGCGCAAGGAGGCCGAGTTCAGACGGGCCAAGGTCTGCAAGATCGCCGCCCTGGTCGCGGCCGCCGCCTGCACCGTCATCCTCGTCATCGTCGTGCCCATCTGCACCATGAAGTCCTGA